One window of Triticum dicoccoides isolate Atlit2015 ecotype Zavitan chromosome 5A, WEW_v2.0, whole genome shotgun sequence genomic DNA carries:
- the LOC119297620 gene encoding uncharacterized protein LOC119297620: MKIGKTTEILKKAAAMCKSKTTRLLVLASLQRCRMAAAAVVSHKIHTRIVADRNRVDCHKPLTLRTIEKRPVIVHGGDLALAGNLSQQLAMSTQEEGHGGCPADRTLHPLFNDDRNNCCYTDDDDVLLDACDQEDGDELSVMDVIRSNREVEGLEFNREEEIDMAADMFIRRFRQRLNNGF, from the coding sequence ATGAAGATTGGAAAGACTACAGAGATCCTGAAGAAAGCGGCAGCGATGTGCAAGAGCAAGACCACCAGGCTCCTCGTCCTCGCCTCGCTCCAGCGTTGCAGGATGGCCGCTGCCGCCGTGGTTTCTCACAAGATCCACACGCGCATTGTGGCTGACCGGAATAGAGTGGACTGCCACAAGCCTCTCACGCTGCGAACCATCGAGAAGAGACCGGTGATCGTCCATGGGGGCGACTTGGCACTGGCAGGCAATCTCTCTCAGCAGTTAGCGATGTCAACTCAAGAGGAAGGTCATGGTGGCTGCCCAGCTGACAGGACACTGCATCCGCTCTTCAATGACGACCGCAATAACTGTTGTTAcactgatgatgatgatgtgctactGGATGCATGCGATCAAGAAGACGGCGATGAGCTCTCGGTCATGGATGTGATCAGGAGCAACCGAGAGGTTGAGGGTTTGGAGTTCAACAGGGAGGAGGAGATTGACATGGCTGCAGATATGTTCATCAGGAGGTTTCGGCAGCGGCTGAATAATGGATTCTAG